The window GTCGTCGCGCAGCGCGATCGAGACGCGCAGCGCCGAGCCGCGCTCGGCGTTCGACAGCCCGAAGCTCCGGTCGGCGACGAGCCGGCCGAGACAGGCGTCGCACACCGGCCCCGTCTCGGTCGCCCGCGCCGCGACCTCCAGTACGTCCATACGCCCTCCAGCGCCCCGCGTGGTAACTGTCTTACTACATCGCGGGCCAACGGCGGCAGGGCGGCCGGCGCCCCCCGCTCCGCACTCGCCCCGCCGTCTCCCGGCCGACTTAAGAGGGTCCGAGTCGTTTCGCCGGGCGTGAACGAGCCGGCGTCCCGGGAGGAGAAGCTGGAGCTCGGCGTCGAGCTGCTCGCGCACCTCGAGCACGAGGAGCTCCCGCTGCCGGACGCGATCGACCGGATCGAGACGGTGACGACGAGCCCCGCGCTCACCCGGGAGATCCTCGACGCCGCCGAGAAGCGCGGCGTCATCGAACGCGAGGACGCACGTCTCAGAGTCCAGCGCGGCGGCACCTACGTCAACTACGACAGCCAAGTCGTCCAGCGGGAGGGCGAGTTCGAGTGTCGCCGGTGCGGGACCGGCATCACGACCGGCCACTTCGTGAAACTCGACGCCGGCGAGCTCGGTCCGTTCGGCTCCTCCTGCATCCGGAAGGTGACCGGGCGCGATTCCGACGACGAGTGAGCGTCGCGACCGCGACACGTATTTATAAATCCATACCGCGGCGGCGCGCGCCTCCGAGCGGCCGTTTATAAACGGCCGTGAGGAGCGCGTGCGAGGGAGTCGGTCGCCCGGAGCGACGCGGAGGGCGACCGACGAGGCTGGGGAGGCGTGAGGATGCGGTCGCTGTGCGGGGCGGGACTCGAAGGGGCAGCCGCGAGGGCGACGCACGGCGACGCAAGGACCGCAGGGAACGAGCGAAGCGAGTGACCGAGGACCGTAGCGAGCCGCGCGAGCCGTCGCGGCTGGGGCTTCGGCGGTGTCCACCGACAATACGGAGTCAACCGTTTACAAACAAACGACCGAACTGAGTGCGACCACATCTGCGACGCCGGTCTCACCACCATCCGCGTCTCCACCTTCGTATGCCACGTCCTGACGCGCAAGCGAACGGTTTTTGCGTCGACCGACGGGAGGAGACGTATGGACGAGGACACCCCCGAGGAGACGGGGTCGGCGGCGCGGGTGGACGACGCCGACCCCCGACGCGACGCCCCCGCGGTTCGATCGGACGGCGGCACGGAGCGCGCGGACGGACCGACCGAGGACGTCGCGCTCGACCCGTGGGGGTCGGCGTCGGTCGGCGACTACGCGGACCTCTTCGAGGAGTTCGGCATCGAGGCGTTCGACGACGTGGCCGACGACGTTGCCGACCCGCACTACCTGATGCGCCGCGGTGTCATCTTCGGGCACCGCGAGTACGACGCCGTCGCCGAGGCGATGGCGAACGACGAGCCGTTCGCCGCGCTCTCCGGGTTCATGCCCACCGGCGACCCGCACATCGGCCACAAGCTCGTCTTCGACGAGATCATCTGGCACCAA is drawn from Halorubrum sp. CBA1229 and contains these coding sequences:
- a CDS encoding DUF5830 family protein → MNEPASREEKLELGVELLAHLEHEELPLPDAIDRIETVTTSPALTREILDAAEKRGVIEREDARLRVQRGGTYVNYDSQVVQREGEFECRRCGTGITTGHFVKLDAGELGPFGSSCIRKVTGRDSDDE